CCGATGCCGGGCAGCGGGCGCACATGCTGGCACTGGCGATCGGCGACGAGCCGGGCCTGCTGCTCGATCTGCGTGAGCTGGAACGGTCCGCGCGCCAGCCCGGGGTGCCGTCCTATACGGTGGACACCCTGCGCGAGCTGCGCGCAGAGCTGGGCCCCCATCAGCCGCTGGCGTGGCTGGTGGGCGCCGATAGCCTGCTGGGCCTGACCGGCTGGCATGACTGGGAGGCCCTGTTCGGGCTGGCCCACTTCATCGTCGCCGACCGCCCGGGCAGCCCGCTGGAGCAGGCCCTGCCGCCCGCGCTGGAGGCCGCCCTGGCCGGGCGCTGGGCCGACCACGAGCGCGCGCTGCTGGGCGCCCCGGCCGGGCGCGTGCTGCGCCTGCAGACCCCGCTGCGCGAGGAATCGGCCAGTGCCGTCCGCGCCCGGATCACCGCCGGCGAAGACTGGCGCAGCCTGCTGCCGCCTGCCGTGGCCGACTACATCGCCGACCGGGGCCTGTACGGCGCCGGGCGTGTGTGAATACGCGCGGGGCCTCGGGCCCGTATAATCGGCCCCACATTTATCGAGTTCACCCGCTTTGAGCAACCAAGCCCAGCCCCAGACCATCAAGGTCCAGATGCCGAACCCGGCACCCTCCAACGCGCAGCTGCTGGAGTGCGTGCGCAAGGCCACCGAAGAACTGAAGGCCAAGGATCTCGTCGAAATCGATGTGATCGGCAAGTCCAGCGTCGCCGATTACATGGTGATCGCCTCGGGTACCTCCAGCCGTCACGTGAAGTCGATCGCCGATGAGGTCGTCAAGTTCGCCAAGGCCCTGGGCGTGATGCCGCTGGGTGTGGAAGGCGAGCGCGAAGCCGAGTGGGTGCTGGTCGACCTGGGCGACGTGGTGGTGCACGTGATGCTGCCGCGCGTGCGCGAGTTCTACGCGCTGGAGCGCCTGTGGACGGTCGGCGACCAGCCGCCGAGCCTGCTGGACGACGACGCCGAAGAAGGCGACGAGTACGGCCACGGCGCACGCTGAAGCGGCGCGTCGCGGACACGATGACGGCGCCGATGGCGCCGTTGTCATTTCAACGGCATCGCCGCAGATGCCGGGAGACTGCAGATGAAAGCCAGGCTGATCGCCACCGGCGAACGCGCCCCCGCCTGGGTGGCGCAGGGCTTTGCCGAGTACCAGAAGCGCCTGTCGCACTGGTTGCCCTTCGAGCTGGTGGAGATCGAGCCGGGCCTGCGTGGCAAGGGCCGCGACGCGCGCCGTGCCACCGACGATGAAGGCAAGCGGGTGATTGCCGCGCTGCCGAAGAATGCCTACGTGGTGGCGCTGGATGTGCCGGGCCGCCAGCTCAGTTCGGAGCAGCTGGCGCAGCGCCTGGAACATTGGCGCGGGCAGGGCAGGGACATGGCCTTCCTGATCGGTGGGCCCGAAGGCCACTCGGCGGAAGTGTCCGCGCTGGCCGATGAAAAATGGTCGATCGGTCCGCTGACGTTGCCGCACATGCTGGTGCGCCTGGTGGTGGCCGAGCAGCTGTATCGCGCGGCGGCGATGCTGGCCAACCACCCGTACCATCGCGCCTGACAACGGGCTGGAAGAAAACCTGCGAAAACGGGTTACATCCTGTGAAAAACGGGCTACAATGCGCACCCCGCCCGAATAGCTCAGCCGGTTAGAGCACTTGACTGTTAATCAGGGGGTCGTTGGTTCGAGTCCAACTTCGGGCGCCAAGTTTTGAAAAGCCTCGCAGCGATGCGAGGCTTTTTTTTGCCCGCCATCCGGGGGGCATCGCGCGCAACGCGGCAATGATCGAAACCAACGCCCACGCCGCCGCCAACAAAAAGCCCGGGCACTGCCCGGGCTTTTCGTTCCCCACATGCGTTACATCAGTTGAAGGTGTACTTGGCCCCCACGGTGAAGTAACGGCCGATGGCACCGCTGAAGTGCAGCGGGTTGTAGTTGACCGCGCCGTAGGTCGTCGGATCCAGCGGCGCAATGCGGTCGAACACGTTCTGCACCGAGGCGTTCAGCTCGAAGGCTTCGGTGACGTTCCAACGGCCGGACAGGTCGAAGGTGGTGAACGAGGAGATCTTCGTCACCGGCGTCTCGTCGGCGTAGAAGGCCTGGTAGGAACCACCGCGCTTGTCGATGTTGTCCATCTTGGAGATGTAGTTGGCCACGCCGCTCACACTCCACACGCCCTGCTTCCAGGTGGTGCCGAAGTTGATACGGTCCTTCGGCGTGCCGATGCAGTTGGTCACGTCGCAGTTGCCGTGCGTGCCCGCGTAGTCATCGGTGGTGGTGCCGCTGGTGCGCTCGAACTTGAGCACATGGCTCCACTGCAGATCCATCTCCAGCTGGCCCGGGCCGATATCGAAGGTCTGGCGGATATCGGTGTCGATACCGCGTACCCGCGACGAGGTGGCGTTGACGTAGTCGGTGTTGACCGCAAGGATCGTGCCGCTGTTGGGCACGCCATTGAGGTTGTTGCTGTCACGCAGCACATTGCCCGCGGCGATCGCATCGTCGGTGTCGCCCGGGGCGATTTCGTTGGTGCGCTTGATCTCCCATGCATCCACCGTCAGCGAGGTGGTCGAGGTGGGCTGCATCACGATGCCGACCGAGTAGCTCTTGGACTCTTCCGGCTTCAGGTCCGGGTTCGGACGGGTGATGATCGCCACCTGGCGGGCCTGGCAATCGGCGGTTGCGCCGGTGATGCCGCAGCGGACCGGATCGACCGCGTTGGAGAAGGCGGCCAGGCCACCGTCACCGTTTTCGGCCGGGTTCGGGGCGCGGAAGCCTTCGGCGTAGCTGGCACGCAGCGCCAGCCAGTCAACCGGGCTCCACTTCACGCCCAGCTTCGGCGTGGCTTTGCCTTCACCGCTTTCGTACTTGTCATAGCGCAGCGCGGCGCTCAGTTCCAACTGCTCCAGCACCGGTGCGGACAGTTCGGCGTAGCCGGCGTACACGTTCTGCGTGCCGTCATAGGCCGAGTAACCCAGGCCGATGATGTCACCCTGGTCGGTGTAGGTCTGCGGGGTCAGGCTGTTGCTGGTCTTGCGCCACTCGGTACCCAACGCCAGGCCCAGCGGGCCGCCCTTGAGGTCCATCAGGCTGCGCGACACGGTGAAGTCGAACATGTCCAGGCTGGACTTGGCGCGAGCACTGATGTCCGGCGAGATGTAGTCGTACAGCGCCTGCGAGTTCAGACCGGCATTGTCACCGATGCGCCAGACGCCACCCGGGCAGGCCGCATTGCCCAGCGCGCAACGCACGGCGCTGTAACGCAGGAAGCCGGTGCGCTTGTTGGTCAGGTCGGTACCCGAATGCAAGTACGCGGTGTCATAGCTCCACTCGCCCCAGTTGCCCTTCACGCCGACCAGGAAACGATTGAACTCGTTGGTGTTGTTGGTCACGCGCGGACCCACGTCCCACGCCGAGTAGCGCAGGCGTGCGCCGGTGGCCGACAGTGCCGGCGGCAGGTCCGGGTGGCCCGGGCCCAGCACGGTGGCGCCAGCGCCGCTGTTGGCGTTGACCGGACCGCCGGGATAGCCCCAACCGCCCGACACGCCCGACGGGGTGTTGGTGAAGGTGGTGTCCTTCTTGGAGTAGCCGATTTCGGTGTACACCTCGCCGCCTTCGCCGAAGGCGAAGCTGGCGCGGCCGAACACGTTCACGTACTTCTCTTCCGGGGTCAGGTCACGGTACTGCTGGTTCGGATCCCACAGGCAGCCCTGCGCCTGTGCGGTGGCATCGGTCTGGCCCGGGATGGTGGTCAGGCCGGCGCAGCCCGGCAACGCGACCAGGTGGCCGGTGGCGTCGAACACCGAGCCGTTCGGGCCCGTGCCGCCGCCGGTGCCGCCGTTGAGGAAGGCGCCGCCGAGGAACTGGGCGTCGGTAGCCGCGTAGCCCCACGGGCGGGTGTCGCCGGTGCCGATCCACTTGCGGTTCTTGCGGTCGCTGATCTTGATCGCGTCGGTCTTGCCCACGTCCAGGCTGAAGAACGCATTCCAGCCATCGCTGTTGAGGTCGCCGGTACCGGCGGTCAACGTGGCCTTCTTGGCATTGCCATCGCCATCGCCGGAGGTGCCGTAGGAGCCACGCAGGATGGCGCCCTGGAAGTCGCTGCGCAGGATGATGTTGACCACGCCGGCGATCGCGTCCGAACCATAGATGGCCGAGGCGCCGTCCTTGAGGACGTCGATACGCTCAACCGCATCCAGCGGAATGGTGCTCAGGTCGGTGAAGACCTTCTGGCCGTCATCGGCCAGGCCATAGGTGGCCATGCGGCGGCCGTTCAACAGCACCAGCGTCGAGCCGGCGCCGAGGCCACGCAGCGAGATGCCGGCGCCGCCGCCAGCGAAGCCGTTGCCGAAGGTCTTGGGAATCGAGCCGGAGCCGTCGGCGGTCAGGGTCTGCAGGTATTCGGCGACCGTGGTCTTGCCGGTGCGGTCGATCTCCTGGCGGGTGATCACCTGGACGGGCGAGGGGGTTTCGGTGTTCGTACGCGGGATGTTGGACCCGGTGACGGTGATCCGGTCAAGGTTGGTGGCCTGTTCCTGCGCGAACGCAGAAGAGGATGCCAGCGCTCCGACCAGCAACAGGGTGCTGCTGGCGAGTACGGTGGAAATGGATTGGGCGAGGCTATTGCGGCTGCTGTTGAGCCGTTGGACCGGGTGTTTCACAGCTTCTCTCCTGACTGGGAAAACCAACAATGACGATGGATCGGCACTGAAAATGAGTGACGACGGCGACAATCTAGGTTTCCGGAGGGTGACGAAGTCGTGAAAAATTGCTTAATTCGGGTCGCCGTCTGTCGGCGACCAAAGGCGCGGGGAGGCCGTGGCCGGTCCCCCGCGCCTATTACGTCACTGCGGCCTCAGTCCGGCAGGGTGAAGCTGACCGGCACCAGGCCATCGGCCGGCACCTGCTGGCCGTCCACCATGGCCGGCACGAACCGCCACTGGCGCAGCACCTGCTGGCGGGCGGCGTTGTCCAGCGCCCGCGAGCCACTGCTGCGCTCGATCACCACGCTGGAGGCCCGGCCATCGGCCTCCACCCGCACCCGCAGCAGCACCGTGCCCTGCTCATGGTTGCGGATGGCGGCGATCGGGTAGGCCGGCGGCGGTGCGCTGCGGTACTGCAGCAGCGCCCCGGCACCACCGGCAGCCGGCCCCGGCACGCTGGGGGCCAGGACCGGGGCCTGGGGTTCACTGGCCGGCAGCGGCGCCACCGCCAAGGCATCGTCGGCGTTGGCGGTCGGCGGCGGCAGCGGGGCCACCTGCGGCGTGGGCACGGTGCGCGGCTGCACCAGGGTGGGGACGTCCGGCTTGATCGGCACCGGGACCGGCGGGGTGGGTTCCGGCGGTACCAGCATCCGTATCTGCATGCGTTCACGTGGCAGGGGCGCGGCCACATACGCTGCCGGGATCAGCAGCAGCATCAGCGCCAGCACATGCAGGGCCAGGGCGGTGCTCCAGCCGAGCACGCGGGAAACGTCGATCTGCAGCGGCACTACGCGGGGTTGGGTACGGACCATGCTCCACTCTCCTTGCCAGATGTGCGGGAACATCAAACGTGCGGGCGCGGCCGGTGGGGTTGCAGGACGCAGAAGGCGGGGCCGCGCAATGACAGCAATACCGGAGCGGGGCGCGGCCCGGAAGTCAGGGGGCATGTGGGTGTTTGGCTGGCGCTCAGGAACCGGGCCCGGAACGCATGACGGCGCCCGCAGGCGCCGTCATGTCATGGACCGCTGGCCGTTACCGGCCCAGGTCGAACACCACGTCCAGGTTCACCGACACCGACGACTCGCCCGGCGACACCGGGGTGGACACATCGGCGGCCATCGGCGCGGCGGCCGCACGCATCATCACCGGGCGGAAGTTGCCGCCGCCGTTCTCGGAGATGCTCACGATGCGGCGCACGCGCAGGCCCAGCGACTTGGCGTAGGTCTCGGCGCGGGCTTGGGCCTTCTTCAGCGCGGCCAGGCGGGCTTCGTCATACACCGGTTCGGGCTGGTCGATCTCGAACTGCGGGCCATTGATCTGGTTGGCGCCCTGGGCGGCCAGCGCGTCCAGCACCTTGCCCAGCTTGGCGATGTCGCGCACCTTCAGGCTGACCGTGTTGCTGGCCTGGTAGCCGGTGATCTTCGGCGGCTCGTTGTCTACATAGCGGTACTGCGGGTTGAGGTTGACCCCGCTGGTCTGCACGTCACGTTCGGCAATGCCGGCGGCCTTGATCGCGGCCAGCACCTTGACCATCTGCTCGGCGTTCTGGCGCATCGCGGTATTGCCATCGACGGCCTGGGTGACCACACCGGCCGACAGCGTGGCCACGTCCGGTACGCGCTTGGCTTCGGCGTTGGCCGAGATGTTGAGCAGGGTGCTGTCGGCGGCGACGGCAACGGCGGGCGAGGTCTGGGCGTGGGCGGTCATCGAGGTTCCCAGGGCAAGGGACAGGGCGAGCAGCAGCGGGGACAGGGATGGGCGGCGCATGTACATCTCCTTGTGAAGGCGTTGAGGTTGGTGTCGGGGCGATGAACGCTCCGTGAGCTTTTCCGGGGTTGAGGGGCGATTGGGTGCGGTTGCTTTCGATTCAGACACGGGCCGCAGGTTATGCTTCCGCGATGCTTTATCTTGCCTCCCGTTCCCCCCGACGTACCCAACTGTTGACGCGCCTGGACCGACCGTTCCGGGCGCTGGACCTTGAGGTACCTGAAGTCCGTGCCGCCGATGAGTCGGCGCTTGGCTATGTGCAGCGCGTGGCCGCCGACAAGGCGCAGGCCGGGCTGGCCCTGGTGGCCGCCGATGCCGAGGCGGTGGTGATCGGCTCGGACACCGAAGTGGTGCTGGACGGACGGGTGTTCGGCAAGCCGGTCGACGCCGAAGACGCCGCCGCCATGCTGCGCGCCCTGTCCGGGCGCACCCACCAGGTGATGACCGCGGTGGCCGTCGTGGCCCACGGCCGCCAGGACGGTGTGCTGGTGGTGTCGGAGGTGAGCTTCATCGAGATCGACGAGGCCGCCATCGCGGCCTACGTGGCCAGCGGCGAGCCGATGGGCAAGGCCGGGGCGTACGCCATCCAGGGCGGCGCCGAACGTTACATCCGCCATCTGGCGGGAAGCTATTCGGGTGTGATGGGATTGCCCCTGCAACAGACCGAGCAGTTGCTGCAGGCGTTTGGCGTTTCGCCCGCTGCTTTCACCACGCCAACGGAGGGTGTCGCCCATGTCTGAAGAAATCCTGGTCAATGTCACCCCGCGCGAAACCCGCGTGGCCGTCATCGAGAACGGCATGCTGCAGGAACTGCACATCGAACGTGGCTGGCGCCGCGGGGTGGTGGGCAACATCTACAAGGGCAAGGTGCAGCGGGTGATGCCGGGCATGCAGGCGGCCTTCGTCGAAGTGGGCCTGGAGCGCGCGGCGTTCCTGCACGCCAACGATGTGATCCGCCCGGCCCCGGTGGCCAGCCCGGATACCGAGGGCACCACGTTGCCGCCGCCGTCGTCGGTGCCGATCGTGGAGCTGCTGCGCGACGGCCAGGACATCGTGGTGCAGGTGGTCAAGGACCCGATCGGGACCAAGGGTGCGCGCCTGACCACCCAGATCAGCATTCCCTCGCGTTACATGGTGCTGCTGCCGCAGTCCAAGGTGGTCGGGGTCTCGGCGCGGATCGAGGACGAGGCCGAGCGCGCACGCCTGAAGTCGCTGGTCACCGAACTGTCGGCCCAGCACGGGGGCTACGGCTACATCGTGCGTACCAACGCCGAGGGCCAGCCGGCCGAAGCCATCGCCGAGGACGTGGCCTACCTGTCGCGGGTCTGGAACGTGGTGGAGCGGCGCGGCCGCGATGCCGCTCCGCTCAGCGTGATCTACGAAGACCTCAGCCTGCCGCTGCGCTCGGTGCGCGACCTGATCCGCAAGGACGTGGACAAGGTGAAGGTGGACTCCAAGGAAACCTTCACCCAGCTGCAGGCGTTCGTGGCCAAGTACATGCCGGTGCTGGCCGAGAAGATCGAGCTGTACAGCGGCGACCGGCCCATCTTCGACATGTTCGGGGTGGAGGACGAGATCGGCCGTGCGCTGGACAAGCAGGTGCCGCTCAAGTCCGGTGGCTACCTGGTGATCGACCAGACCGAGGCGATGACCACCATCGACGTCAACACCGGGTCGTTCCTGGGCCAGCGCAACCTGGAAGAGACGGTGTTCCGCACGAATCTGGAAGCGGCGCAGGCGGTGGCCCGCCAGCTGCGGCTGCGTAACCTGGGCGGCATCATCATCATCGACTTCATCGACATGGATGACGCAGAGCATCGCCGCCAGGTGCTGCGCACCCTGGAAAAAGCCCTGGCGCGCGACCACGCCAAGACCACCGTCTACGATTTCTCGCCGCTGGGCCTGGTCGAAATGACCCGCAAGCGCACCGTGGAAAGCCTGGAGCGGCAGCTGTCCGAGCCGTGCCCGGAGTGCAGCGGGCGCGGGTCGATCAAGACCGCTGAAACGGTCACCTATGAGATCTTCCGCGAAATCACCCGCGCGGTGCGCCAGTTCGATGCGGCCCGCCTGCTGGTGATCGCCTCGTCCAAGGTGGTGGCGCGCATCACCGATGAGGAATCCACGGCCGTGGCCGAGCTGGAGGAGTTCCTTGGCAAGTCGATCCGCTTCCAGGCCGACGAGCAGTACCTGCAGGAGCAGTTCGATGTTGTGTTGCTCTGATTCCCGCCCACTGGCGCGCGTGCGCGCCGGTGCCTTCGCGTTGCGATGAGCACGCCGCTCCGACTGCGACTGCGAAGGATTCGCCGCCATGCCGTGTATGCATTGGCGATCGTGTTGGTGTGCGTGGCGGTGCTGGTGGGCACCGTCAGTCAAGTGTTGCCGTTCGCCGAGCGCCACCCCGACAAGGTGGCGGCCTGGTTGAGCGCGCGTGCCGGGCAGCCGGTGCGCTTCGATCATCTGGATACCGCCTGGACCCGCCGCGGGCCCCTGCTGGAACTGAAGGGCCTGCGCATCGGCGAAGGGCAGGGCATCGCCATCGGCGAGGCCGAGGTGCTGGTGTCGATGTATGCCGGGCTGCTGCCGGGCCACTCGCTGACCGAACTGCGCCTGCGCGGCCTGGCCCTGGTGCTGCAGCGGGCCGACGATGGCCGCTGGTCGGTGCGCGGGCTGCCGCAGGCCGGCAGCGGCGACCCGCTCGAGGCGCTGCGTCGCCTCGGCGAGCTGCAGGTGATCGGCGGTCGGCTGCGGGTGGATGCGCCCTCGTTGAACCTGCAGGCCGAGCTGCCGCGCATCGACCTGCGCCTGCGCGTGAATGGCCAACGCCTGCGCGTGGGCGCGCGCGCGTGGGCCGACGTCAACGGCCAGCCGCTGACGGCCGTGCTGGACTTCGACCGCCGCCACGGTGATGGCCAGGCCTGGTTGTCGGCCGACCCGGCCGATTTCCGCGCCTGGTCGCACCTGCTCCAGTTCGCCGGGGTATCGCTGCAGCAAGGCACCGGGGAGCTCAATGCCTGGGTCGACCTGCGCGACCACCGCCCGGTGATGGTCACCGCCGACGCCGACCTGCAGGATCTGCGGCTGCGCGGCGCCCCGCTGGCCGATGGCAAACGCCCGCAGCTGGCGCTGGATACCCTGCAGCTGCGCGCGCGCTGGCGCTGGGTGACCGGCGGCTGGCGCGCCGACGCGCCGCAGCTGCGCATCGGCCTGGCCGGCAGCAGCGAGGTGCAGCGCCTGGACGGCCTGCTGCTGGCCGGCGGCCAGCACATGGCCCTGGCCGGCGACAACATCGATGCCACCGCGCTGCTGCGCGGGCTGGCGCTCAGCGATCGCATCGAACCAGGTCTGCGTGAGTGGCTGCAGCACGCCGCGCCGCATGCGCGCATGACCCAGGTGCGGGTCGCCGCCGAACGCGGCGGCCCGGTGTCGATCCAGGGCGAACTGGCCGACGTCGGCTTTGCACCGTCCGGGCATGCGCCCGGGCTGAGTGGCGTGGGCGGGCGCTTCAGCGCCGACGCCGACGGTTTCCAGCTGGACCTGCAACCGAACCGGGTGATGCACTTCGACTGGCCCACCGGCTTCGGCCAGCGCCACGACGTGCGCCTGGCCGGGCAGCTGGTGGGCTGGCGCGACGAAGCCGGCGGTTGGCGGTTCGGCACCCCGGCGCTGCGCGTGCAGGGCACCGACTACGCCGCCGATGTGCGCGGCAGTGTCTGGTTCCAGGGCGACGGCACCCGGCCGTGGCTGCAACTGGCCGCGCGCATCGACGACGTGCCGATGACCGTGGCCAAGCGCTTCTGGATCCACTCCAGGATGAGCAAGGGGGCCACCGACTGGCTGGATGCCGCGCTGGTGGCCGGGCAGGTCCGCAACGGCGTGGGCCTGGTCAGCGGTGACCTCGACGACTGGCCGTTCGACCGCAACAACGGTCGCTTCGAGGCCACCGGGCATATCAGCAACGGCACCATCCGCTTCCAGCATGACTGGCCGGCCATGGGCAAGGTGGACGCCGACATCGCCTTCATCGGGCCCGGCTTTGAACTGCACGGCGGCGGCGACCTGGCCGGCGTGGCGGTGAACCACTTCGATGCCGGTATCGTGGATTTCGGCGAAACCCCGCTGTACGTGAAGGCCACCACCCAGACCGAGACCGGGGCCCTGCTGGCGATGCTCAAGCAGAGCCCGCTGCACGCCACCTATGCCGAGACCCTGGACAATCTAACCGCCAAGGGCCCGGCCAAGGTCAGCTATGACCTGCTGCAGCCGCTGCATCCCGACCAGGGGCCGGGCCACATGCTGGGCACGGTCGACCTGCAGGGCGTGGCGCTGACCGAAAAACGCTTCGCGCTGGCCTTCGACGGCATGCGGGGCCAGGCCCGCTACAGCCGCGACGGTTTCGGTGCCGAAGGGCTCAACGTGCGCCACCTGGGCCAGGACGGGCTGCTCAGCCTGCGCGCCGGGGGCTTCGTGCGCGACCCGCAGCAGGCCTTCGAATCCGAACTCACCGCGTCGCTGGATGCCGGTGCCTTGCTGGACCGCGCGCCCGAGTTGAACTGGCTCAAGCCCTACATCGCCGGCAACGCGCGCTGGACGATCGGGGTGACCCTGCCCAAGGTGGCCGCCGGCGCGAAGACCGAGCCGCCGACCCTGCTGACCCTGCGGTCGGACCTGGTCGGCACCCGCCTGGACCTGCCGGCGCCGCTGGACAAGGACCCGGGCGTGCCGCTGGCAACCACGGTCAACGCCCAGCTGCCGATGGGCAGCGGCCGGGTGGACGTGGCCTTTGGCCAGCGCCTGGCCCTGGCCGCCCGCACCCACAACAACCAGACCGGCGTGCAGGTGACGCTGGGCAGCGACCGGGTCGACCGCGACCCGCCGGCCAGTGGGCTGGCGGTCAATGGCCGCAGCGGGTCGCTGGATGCCCTGGAATGGATCGGCCTGGCGCGCACGCCCGATGGCGGTGACGGCAAGGACGCCATGCCGTTGCGCCAGGTGGATGTGCAGGTCGGGCAGCTGCTGCTGGCCGGGGGCGTGTTCGCGCAGACCCGGCTGCAGCTGCGGCCTACGCCGTCCACGGTGGAAGTGCGCCTGGACGGCCCCTCGCTGGCGGGCACCCTGAGCGTGCCCAATGCCGAGGGCGGCACCATCGTCGGCAAGCTCAGCCGCGTGCATTGGCAGTCGCTGCCGACCCCGGCCAAGGTGCCCTCCGATGGCGCACCGATCCTTCTGCCGCCCGATGCCACCCTGCCGGCCCGGGTCCAGGCCAGTGCCAACGACACCAACCCGGCGAAGATTCCGCCGCTGGCGCTGGACATCGAGGACCTGCAGTTCGGCAAGGCCAAGCTGGGCCAGGCGGTGCTGCGCACGCGCCCGTTCGGCAACGGCCTGAGCGTGGACCAGCTGCAGTTCCGCGCGCCCAAGCAGGCCATCGACATCCAGGGCCGCTGGCTGGGCATGGGCGCCGCTGCACGCACCCAGGTCAATGTGGACGTGAAAAGCGAGGACCTGGGCGGCCTGATGCAGAACCTCGACTACGGCGGCCAGCTGCGCGGTGGCCAGGGCCAGCTCAGCCTGGACGCCGGTTGGCAGGGCGGTCCGTCGGACTTCCAGCTGGGCGCGCTGCAGGGGCAGATGCAGGTCCACGCGCGCAACGGCCAGTTGCTGGAGCTGGAGCCCGGCGCCGGGCGTGTGCTGGGCCTGCTCAGCGTGACCCAGCTGCCGCGCCGGTTGATGTTCGATTTCCGTGACTTCTTCTCCAAGGGCTTTGCCTTCAACCAGGTCGAGGGCGCGCTCGAGTTCGCCAACGGCATGGCCACCACCGACAAGGTGCTGATCGAAGGCCCGGCGGCCAACATCAGCATCCGCGGCCAGACCGACCTGCGCCGCCAGCAGTTCGACCAGACCATCGACGTCAACCCGCGTGCCGGCAACCTGCTCACCGTGGTCGGCGCGGTCGCCGGCGGACCGGTGGGCGCCGCCGTGGGTGCGGCGGCCAATGCGGTGCTGGGCAAGCCGCTGGGGGCGATCGGGGCCAAGACCTACCGGGTAACCGGCCCCTGGGCCGAACCCAAGGTCGAGGTGATCGACCGTGACGATGCCCCGCCGCCACGGGCGGCTCCCGCTGCGTTGCCGCCCCCGGTACGCTGACCTCCTTTCCCGCGCCCGGGTTGCGAACGTGGCCCGCGCCCTCAGATAGATGACATGACCGATAACGCACTTACCCTTGCAAACGACCGCCTGCTGCTGCCCGCCGGGCTCGATGCCGGTGGACTGGA
This is a stretch of genomic DNA from Stenotrophomonas rhizophila. It encodes these proteins:
- a CDS encoding YhdP family protein, with the protein product MSTPLRLRLRRIRRHAVYALAIVLVCVAVLVGTVSQVLPFAERHPDKVAAWLSARAGQPVRFDHLDTAWTRRGPLLELKGLRIGEGQGIAIGEAEVLVSMYAGLLPGHSLTELRLRGLALVLQRADDGRWSVRGLPQAGSGDPLEALRRLGELQVIGGRLRVDAPSLNLQAELPRIDLRLRVNGQRLRVGARAWADVNGQPLTAVLDFDRRHGDGQAWLSADPADFRAWSHLLQFAGVSLQQGTGELNAWVDLRDHRPVMVTADADLQDLRLRGAPLADGKRPQLALDTLQLRARWRWVTGGWRADAPQLRIGLAGSSEVQRLDGLLLAGGQHMALAGDNIDATALLRGLALSDRIEPGLREWLQHAAPHARMTQVRVAAERGGPVSIQGELADVGFAPSGHAPGLSGVGGRFSADADGFQLDLQPNRVMHFDWPTGFGQRHDVRLAGQLVGWRDEAGGWRFGTPALRVQGTDYAADVRGSVWFQGDGTRPWLQLAARIDDVPMTVAKRFWIHSRMSKGATDWLDAALVAGQVRNGVGLVSGDLDDWPFDRNNGRFEATGHISNGTIRFQHDWPAMGKVDADIAFIGPGFELHGGGDLAGVAVNHFDAGIVDFGETPLYVKATTQTETGALLAMLKQSPLHATYAETLDNLTAKGPAKVSYDLLQPLHPDQGPGHMLGTVDLQGVALTEKRFALAFDGMRGQARYSRDGFGAEGLNVRHLGQDGLLSLRAGGFVRDPQQAFESELTASLDAGALLDRAPELNWLKPYIAGNARWTIGVTLPKVAAGAKTEPPTLLTLRSDLVGTRLDLPAPLDKDPGVPLATTVNAQLPMGSGRVDVAFGQRLALAARTHNNQTGVQVTLGSDRVDRDPPASGLAVNGRSGSLDALEWIGLARTPDGGDGKDAMPLRQVDVQVGQLLLAGGVFAQTRLQLRPTPSTVEVRLDGPSLAGTLSVPNAEGGTIVGKLSRVHWQSLPTPAKVPSDGAPILLPPDATLPARVQASANDTNPAKIPPLALDIEDLQFGKAKLGQAVLRTRPFGNGLSVDQLQFRAPKQAIDIQGRWLGMGAAARTQVNVDVKSEDLGGLMQNLDYGGQLRGGQGQLSLDAGWQGGPSDFQLGALQGQMQVHARNGQLLELEPGAGRVLGLLSVTQLPRRLMFDFRDFFSKGFAFNQVEGALEFANGMATTDKVLIEGPAANISIRGQTDLRRQQFDQTIDVNPRAGNLLTVVGAVAGGPVGAAVGAAANAVLGKPLGAIGAKTYRVTGPWAEPKVEVIDRDDAPPPRAAPAALPPPVR